The following are encoded in a window of Candidatus Palauibacter scopulicola genomic DNA:
- a CDS encoding prepilin-type N-terminal cleavage/methylation domain-containing protein, whose amino-acid sequence MKTAGFSLVEVLLAIVVTSVGVLGAAGVVLGIGAQALRAARGTERTLAGRNAVESLVRAGHAVAISHTSTVDIGGRRFDVSHDVTEHPPRLKHARVTVSRPPAPAAELDIVLARPRPLPAAP is encoded by the coding sequence TTGAAGACCGCGGGCTTCAGTCTGGTCGAGGTCCTGCTGGCCATCGTCGTGACGTCCGTCGGGGTTCTCGGAGCGGCGGGCGTTGTGCTCGGGATCGGTGCCCAGGCGCTCCGGGCGGCGCGGGGGACGGAGCGTACGCTCGCGGGGCGAAACGCCGTGGAGTCCCTCGTCCGGGCCGGACACGCCGTGGCGATCTCCCACACGAGCACCGTCGACATCGGCGGACGTCGATTCGACGTCTCGCACGACGTGACCGAACACCCGCCGCGGCTCAAGCATGCCCGCGTGACGGTGTCCCGGCCGCCGGCCCCGGCGGCGGAACTCGACATCGTCCTCGCGCGGCCCCGTCCGCTGCCTGCTGCGCCATGA
- a CDS encoding prepilin-type N-terminal cleavage/methylation domain-containing protein, with product MRRATRSGTEGFTLIELLIVVVIIGILAAIAIPQFTSTKEKAFDAAAQSDIRNMMTAEEAHFFNNQAYAAVSVAAGGGADLDGDGTRDFQASTNIALSVTAYTDGYQITAKHASSPNTWCVNSSSANAEGAVGQIVEDTSC from the coding sequence ATGAGAAGAGCGACGAGGAGTGGTACGGAGGGGTTCACGCTGATCGAACTGCTGATCGTGGTCGTCATCATCGGCATTCTCGCGGCCATCGCGATTCCACAGTTCACCAGCACGAAGGAGAAGGCGTTCGATGCCGCCGCGCAGAGCGACATTCGCAACATGATGACGGCTGAGGAGGCGCACTTTTTCAACAACCAGGCGTACGCGGCGGTCAGCGTGGCCGCCGGCGGAGGGGCGGACCTGGACGGCGACGGAACTCGCGACTTCCAGGCCAGCACGAACATCGCGCTGTCGGTGACCGCCTATACGGACGGCTACCAGATCACGGCGAAACACGCATCCTCGCCGAACACCTGGTGCGTCAATTCGTCGTCGGCGAACGCCGAGGGAGCCGTAGGACAGATCGTCGAGGACACCAGCTGCTAG
- a CDS encoding prepilin-type N-terminal cleavage/methylation domain-containing protein — protein MSAPRRRQGGFTLAEMLVALTAAGLLIALLIGLLGSQSAFHLRNEDTIQASQITRALSDGPGAEIRGAGPGDLLVATHDTVSIRVDMLRAVVCRSGSGSIDLFVYDSIAANPQPRWRGTAFSGPYSATWAYADGLTLVSGVSAAAETACRAAGADRANRMPTRWFRRAGGWGRGLAPMPVPGSLARVYGRVTYAIHPSDSEPRTVSIRRNGQEFASPLEPGAAFEYRLSSGAIQADVAPGDLPRVREVRLTGTAIGRNGRAVGRQVVYAISLRN, from the coding sequence ATGAGCGCCCCGCGCCGCCGCCAGGGAGGGTTCACGCTCGCCGAGATGCTCGTCGCGCTGACAGCCGCCGGCCTGCTCATCGCCTTGCTCATCGGCCTGCTGGGAAGCCAGAGCGCCTTCCACCTGCGCAACGAGGACACGATCCAGGCCTCGCAGATCACGCGCGCCCTGTCCGACGGGCCGGGGGCGGAGATTCGCGGCGCCGGGCCGGGCGACCTGCTCGTCGCGACGCACGACACGGTGTCCATCCGTGTCGACATGTTGAGGGCGGTCGTTTGCCGCAGCGGGAGCGGTTCGATCGATCTCTTCGTCTACGATTCCATCGCCGCGAACCCTCAGCCCCGGTGGCGTGGCACGGCGTTTTCCGGGCCGTACTCGGCGACCTGGGCCTACGCGGACGGACTCACGCTCGTCTCCGGCGTCTCGGCGGCGGCGGAGACCGCCTGCCGGGCGGCCGGAGCGGATCGTGCGAATCGGATGCCGACCCGATGGTTCCGCCGCGCGGGCGGCTGGGGCCGAGGCCTCGCCCCGATGCCCGTGCCCGGCTCACTCGCCCGCGTCTACGGACGGGTCACCTACGCCATCCATCCATCGGATTCCGAGCCGCGGACCGTGTCCATCCGGCGCAACGGCCAGGAGTTCGCGTCACCGCTCGAGCCCGGCGCGGCGTTTGAGTACCGGTTGTCGAGCGGCGCGATCCAGGCCGACGTAGCGCCCGGGGACCTTCCCCGAGTGCGCGAGGTCCGGCTGACCGGCACGGCCATCGGCCGAAACGGGCGCGCAGTGGGCCGGCAGGTCGTTTACGCGATTTCGCTCCGCAACTG